One Deltaproteobacteria bacterium genomic region harbors:
- a CDS encoding cyclase family protein, with the protein MTRVREIARRVSNWGRWGADDERGTVNFITPDVVCRAAAYVRRGAVFSLGLSLGPGGPQIGQGGRTNPVHTMTAVDGRLGADPDGPRYADDAVSMPLQCATQWDSLAHVWYEGRLYNGVPASTLGPAGAGRNAIDKLARGILSRGVLLDLARARGVDRLRPGEVIGPADLESAERAAGVRAERGDVLLLRTGHLAVFTRDGDREGYMRQMPGLGIACVEWLHAREVAAVASDTSAVEVIPFEDPAVPLPVHALCIRDMGLTLGEMFDLDELAADCARDGVWAFLFSAPPLKVTGGLGSPLNPLAVK; encoded by the coding sequence ATGACCCGGGTGCGCGAGATCGCCCGCCGGGTCTCCAACTGGGGGCGCTGGGGCGCGGACGACGAGCGCGGCACGGTCAACTTCATCACCCCGGACGTGGTTTGCCGCGCGGCGGCGTACGTGAGGCGGGGCGCGGTCTTCAGCCTGGGCCTCTCCCTCGGTCCCGGGGGGCCGCAGATCGGTCAGGGCGGGCGCACGAACCCGGTCCACACCATGACGGCGGTCGACGGGCGCCTCGGCGCCGATCCCGACGGCCCGCGCTACGCCGACGACGCGGTCAGCATGCCGCTCCAGTGCGCGACCCAGTGGGACAGCCTGGCGCACGTCTGGTACGAGGGCCGGCTCTACAACGGCGTGCCCGCGTCCACGCTCGGCCCCGCCGGCGCCGGCCGCAACGCGATCGACAAGCTCGCGCGCGGCATCCTGTCGCGCGGCGTCCTGCTCGACCTGGCGCGCGCGCGCGGCGTGGACCGGCTCCGCCCGGGCGAGGTCATCGGGCCCGCCGATCTCGAGTCCGCCGAGCGCGCGGCGGGCGTGCGTGCTGAGCGCGGCGACGTCCTTCTCCTCCGCACCGGGCACCTGGCCGTGTTCACGCGCGACGGCGACCGCGAGGGCTACATGCGGCAGATGCCGGGGCTGGGGATCGCCTGCGTCGAGTGGCTCCATGCGCGCGAGGTCGCCGCGGTCGCCAGCGACACGAGCGCCGTCGAGGTGATCCCCTTCGAGGATCCGGCCGTCCCCCTCCCCGTCCACGCCCTCTGCATCCGCGACATGGGCCTCACGCTGGGCGAGATGTTCGACCTGGACGAGCTGGCCGCGGACTGCGCCCGGGACGGGGTGTGGGCGTTCCTGTTCAGCGCCCCCCCGCTCAAGGTGACGGGCGGCCTCGGGTCGCCCCTCAACCCGCTGGCCGTGAAATAG
- a CDS encoding acyl dehydratase translates to MADTEHGRITDEGIAKLRARIGQGFPGRRPWRTEVTRDAIYHLALAIGDLSPLYLDEDYARKTRWGTLIAPPIIVQSMDTLRAVGHSGLPEGLPGVHSIWTGSLYEWERAVRLGDRLRADCYLKSLTEKESTFGGGRALYQTYEAVYYDQDGQRVGLRNDTWIRIERTKTREKKKYGEIALAQWTPEDIARFQEEYRRQTRATERWWDDVEVGDPLGPLLKGPLTPTAEIAFESFFGIYLVGNIVAARLYDKHPALMIPNEQGVPEPPQRVHWDNAFTQRLLGLPGAYDLGPERCAWLCQCVTDWIGDSGLLTRLEARYHKFNYMGDVTWVKGRVSDKFERDGRAYVRCELQCVNHRDEVTATATAEAELPGR, encoded by the coding sequence ATGGCTGACACGGAGCATGGCCGCATCACCGACGAGGGCATCGCGAAGCTGCGCGCCCGCATCGGGCAGGGCTTCCCGGGCCGCCGCCCATGGCGCACCGAGGTGACGCGCGACGCGATCTACCATCTCGCGCTCGCGATCGGCGATCTCTCGCCCCTCTATCTGGACGAGGACTACGCGCGGAAGACGCGCTGGGGGACGCTCATCGCCCCGCCCATCATCGTGCAGAGCATGGACACGCTGCGCGCCGTCGGCCACAGCGGGCTCCCGGAGGGTCTGCCCGGCGTGCACTCCATCTGGACCGGCTCGCTCTACGAGTGGGAGCGCGCGGTCAGGCTGGGCGACCGCCTGCGCGCCGACTGCTACCTCAAGTCGCTCACCGAGAAAGAGAGCACCTTCGGCGGCGGCCGCGCCCTCTACCAGACCTACGAGGCGGTCTACTACGACCAGGACGGGCAGCGCGTCGGGCTCCGGAACGACACCTGGATCCGCATCGAGCGCACGAAGACGCGCGAGAAGAAGAAGTACGGCGAGATCGCGCTCGCCCAGTGGACGCCCGAGGACATCGCGCGCTTCCAGGAGGAGTACCGCCGGCAGACGCGCGCGACCGAGCGATGGTGGGACGACGTCGAGGTGGGCGACCCGCTCGGTCCGCTCCTCAAGGGCCCGCTCACGCCCACCGCCGAGATCGCCTTCGAGTCGTTCTTCGGCATCTACCTGGTGGGGAACATCGTGGCGGCCCGGCTCTACGACAAGCACCCCGCGCTCATGATCCCGAACGAGCAGGGCGTCCCCGAGCCGCCGCAGCGCGTGCACTGGGACAACGCCTTCACGCAGCGGCTGCTCGGCCTGCCCGGGGCGTACGACCTCGGCCCCGAGCGCTGCGCCTGGCTCTGCCAGTGCGTGACGGACTGGATCGGCGACAGCGGGCTGCTCACGCGCCTCGAGGCCCGCTACCACAAGTTCAACTACATGGGCGACGTCACCTGGGTGAAGGGGCGGGTCAGCGACAAGTTCGAGCGCGACGGCAGGGCGTACGTGCGCTGCGAGCTCCAGTGCGTGAACCACCGCGACGAGGTGACGGCGACCGCGACCGCCGAGGCCGAGCTGCCCGGTCGATGA
- a CDS encoding TetR/AcrR family transcriptional regulator, with protein sequence MPTAAAKRRAGHGAAALPTREVILDTAERLFAARGVEGVAVRDLAREMGITASSLYNHFSGKRALYDAVLERGLGPIVEAVAVAWQDGLRPERVHATLDRLTAHLARHPHLARLLQRALLEESAAVQALLARWVGSLYREGIAVVRKAARDAGWEAEQVPHLGVALFGMIFAYFTNATALRRLAGWGDDPFSARALAVQRRFLEQAIIRLLGPRPRPLARRPHG encoded by the coding sequence ATGCCGACGGCGGCCGCCAAGCGCAGGGCCGGTCACGGCGCCGCCGCGCTGCCGACCCGCGAGGTCATCCTCGACACGGCCGAGCGCCTGTTCGCCGCGCGCGGCGTGGAGGGCGTGGCGGTGCGCGACCTCGCGCGCGAGATGGGGATCACCGCCTCGAGTCTCTACAACCACTTCTCCGGCAAGCGGGCGCTCTACGACGCCGTCCTCGAGCGGGGGCTCGGGCCGATCGTCGAGGCCGTGGCCGTCGCCTGGCAGGACGGGCTCCGCCCCGAGCGCGTGCACGCGACGCTCGACCGGCTGACCGCGCACCTGGCCCGCCATCCGCACCTCGCGCGCCTGCTGCAGCGTGCGCTGCTCGAGGAGTCGGCGGCGGTGCAGGCGCTCCTCGCTCGCTGGGTCGGCTCGCTCTACCGCGAGGGCATCGCGGTGGTCCGCAAGGCGGCCCGCGACGCCGGCTGGGAGGCCGAGCAGGTCCCGCACCTGGGCGTCGCCCTCTTCGGCATGATCTTCGCCTACTTCACGAACGCCACCGCGCTCCGCCGGCTGGCCGGTTGGGGCGACGACCCCTTCTCGGCGCGCGCGCTCGCCGTCCAGCGCCGCTTCCTCGAGCAGGCGATCATCCGGCTCCTCGGGCCGCGCCCGCGGCCGCTCGCACGGAGGCCCCATGGCTGA
- a CDS encoding enoyl-CoA hydratase/isomerase family protein, which translates to MRPAALDLGSRHLQATRVDGALRVVIDRPERRNALTIEMYHGLKKAAVLAERDPAIDVLLVTATGDHFCVGGEMGGRHEGGAGLDRETDGIDLLPFMQLERCPKIVVLGINGTCQGGGLNLTLTADLAVASERATFRAPELLRGVADCFLGARLATRVGMARAKLLLFTAAEVTAAEALAMGLVARVVPHAQLETALAETIERVRATGPQARAALKRDLNRQLPAIDFAMFAASLASDEVREGFAAFVEKRPAGWTRRRE; encoded by the coding sequence ATGCGCCCCGCAGCGCTCGACCTGGGCTCGCGCCACTTGCAGGCCACCAGGGTCGACGGCGCGCTGCGCGTGGTCATCGACCGCCCCGAGCGCCGCAACGCGCTCACTATCGAGATGTACCACGGCCTCAAGAAGGCCGCCGTACTCGCCGAGCGCGACCCGGCGATCGACGTGCTCCTCGTCACCGCCACCGGCGATCACTTCTGCGTCGGGGGCGAGATGGGCGGGCGGCACGAGGGCGGCGCCGGGCTCGACCGCGAGACCGACGGCATCGACCTCCTCCCCTTCATGCAGCTCGAGCGCTGCCCGAAGATCGTCGTGCTCGGGATCAACGGTACGTGCCAGGGCGGCGGGCTCAACCTGACCCTCACCGCCGACCTCGCCGTCGCCTCCGAGCGCGCCACTTTCCGCGCCCCGGAGCTGCTGCGCGGCGTGGCCGACTGCTTCCTGGGCGCGCGCCTGGCGACCCGGGTGGGCATGGCGCGCGCGAAGCTCCTCCTCTTCACGGCCGCGGAGGTGACCGCCGCCGAGGCGCTCGCCATGGGCCTCGTCGCGCGCGTGGTGCCCCACGCGCAGCTCGAGACGGCGCTCGCCGAGACGATCGAGCGGGTGCGAGCGACGGGTCCGCAGGCGCGGGCGGCGCTCAAGCGCGACCTGAACCGCCAGCTCCCCGCGATCGACTTCGCGATGTTCGCCGCTTCGCTCGCCTCCGACGAGGTGCGCGAGGGCTTCGCGGCGTTCGTCGAGAAGCGTCCGGCCGGGTGGACGCGGCGAAGGGAGTAG
- a CDS encoding methyltransferase domain-containing protein, which yields MSQYSHLTADLTNEGSVIAKVARLIGPDRRVLDVGCAHGYGAEALGTLGCRVVGVERDAEDAARARAYCEQVLVADVEQPGWTAALGAGRFDVVLFSDVLEHLRDPGQVLREALGVLEPERGAVVASVPNVAHVSVRLELLLGSFRRETLGILDATHLHFFTRETLEELLVSSGLAVESWDCTTNEVADPVIVEYLRRAGMSYTPALRDAFARSGAMAYQFILKARPAARQHSPLVEMVEKPLEFMQRLHATRLGEPRDAGLRVLQVVDQFPPGDATAPGAYCADLAFALARRGHAVRVLSTARVREDVGTTMELDGELAIVVDRVAATRAYRTLGTVGRFFDGFDNPEARPVVRWLLDQMQPDVVHIQQLGSLSAELIPECRNRGIPRVVTLNDYWFLCHQGSLVRRDGECCDGPARGRNCCQCLEWSKLARSRLNPVAVGANLYRYEYLRRQLLKVDRILAPSRFVREVFRRNGIPTERMTLCPYGTPSPPPYPGTWLPERRRHDRVRFGFFGALTREQGAHVLVEAFAAVPAGQGELHVFAAPVDRRYAEELHRRSIHPDIHWHGPVTRRDRWEALAAIDALVVPSTWQAPSPFAIHQAHAARVPVIGAAIGGIPELVQHGATGLTFPAGDAKALAACLQSVIADPDCLARWRRAIVPPKAMEPHVEGIEALYRQLCAARRPRPAPATVGAP from the coding sequence GTGTCGCAGTACAGTCACCTCACCGCCGACCTCACCAACGAAGGCTCGGTCATCGCCAAGGTCGCTCGGCTGATCGGGCCGGATCGGCGGGTGCTCGACGTCGGCTGCGCGCACGGGTACGGGGCCGAGGCCCTGGGCACGCTGGGCTGCCGGGTGGTGGGAGTGGAGCGGGACGCGGAGGATGCGGCGCGGGCCCGGGCGTACTGCGAGCAGGTGCTGGTGGCGGACGTGGAGCAGCCGGGGTGGACCGCGGCGCTGGGGGCGGGGCGCTTCGACGTGGTGCTCTTCTCGGACGTCCTCGAGCATCTGCGGGACCCGGGGCAGGTGCTGCGGGAGGCGCTGGGGGTCCTCGAGCCGGAGCGCGGCGCTGTGGTGGCGTCGGTGCCGAACGTTGCGCACGTGTCGGTGCGGCTGGAGCTGCTGCTCGGGTCGTTTCGCCGTGAGACGCTCGGGATTCTGGACGCGACGCATCTGCATTTCTTCACGCGGGAGACGCTGGAGGAGCTCCTCGTGTCGTCTGGGTTGGCGGTGGAGTCATGGGACTGCACCACCAACGAGGTGGCGGACCCCGTGATCGTGGAGTACCTCCGGCGGGCGGGGATGTCGTACACCCCGGCCCTGCGCGACGCCTTCGCGCGCTCCGGGGCGATGGCCTACCAGTTCATCCTGAAGGCCCGCCCTGCCGCGCGGCAGCACTCGCCTCTCGTCGAGATGGTCGAGAAACCGCTGGAGTTCATGCAGCGCCTGCACGCCACACGCCTCGGCGAGCCCCGCGACGCGGGGCTTCGCGTGCTCCAAGTCGTCGATCAGTTCCCACCGGGAGACGCGACCGCCCCCGGGGCCTACTGTGCCGACCTCGCCTTCGCCCTCGCCCGGCGCGGCCACGCGGTGCGGGTGCTGAGCACGGCGAGGGTCCGGGAGGACGTGGGAACGACCATGGAGCTGGACGGCGAGCTGGCGATCGTCGTCGACCGCGTGGCTGCAACGCGAGCCTACCGGACGCTGGGAACGGTGGGGCGGTTCTTCGACGGTTTCGACAACCCGGAGGCGCGGCCCGTGGTCCGCTGGCTGCTCGACCAGATGCAGCCCGACGTGGTCCATATCCAGCAACTGGGGTCGCTCTCCGCCGAGCTCATTCCCGAGTGCCGCAACCGCGGCATCCCGAGGGTGGTGACGCTGAACGACTACTGGTTCCTCTGCCACCAGGGGAGCCTCGTCCGGCGTGACGGGGAATGCTGCGATGGCCCGGCGCGGGGCCGGAACTGCTGCCAGTGCCTCGAGTGGAGCAAACTGGCCCGGTCGCGCCTCAACCCGGTGGCCGTCGGCGCGAACCTCTACCGCTACGAGTACCTCAGGCGCCAGCTCCTGAAGGTCGATCGCATCCTCGCCCCCTCCCGGTTCGTGCGCGAGGTCTTCCGCCGGAACGGCATTCCGACCGAGCGCATGACGCTCTGCCCGTACGGCACCCCGAGCCCCCCGCCCTATCCGGGCACCTGGCTACCGGAGAGGCGCCGCCACGACCGTGTTCGCTTCGGCTTCTTCGGCGCGCTGACACGGGAACAGGGCGCCCACGTACTCGTGGAGGCCTTCGCCGCCGTCCCCGCGGGTCAGGGCGAGCTGCATGTGTTCGCAGCGCCGGTCGACCGGCGATACGCGGAGGAACTTCACCGGCGGAGCATCCATCCCGACATCCATTGGCACGGCCCCGTGACCCGGCGCGACCGCTGGGAGGCGCTGGCCGCGATCGACGCGCTGGTCGTCCCCTCGACGTGGCAGGCGCCCTCACCGTTTGCCATCCACCAGGCACACGCGGCGCGCGTACCCGTCATCGGCGCCGCCATCGGCGGCATCCCGGAACTCGTCCAGCATGGAGCCACCGGCCTGACCTTCCCGGCCGGAGACGCCAAGGCCCTCGCCGCCTGCCTGCAGAGCGTCATCGCCGATCCCGACTGCCTTGCCCGCTGGCGCCGGGCCATCGTCCCGCCGAAGGCGATGGAGCCGCACGTCGAAGGCATCGAGGCGCTCTACCGGCAGCTGTGCGCCGCCCGCAGGCCGCGGCCTGCCCCGGCGACCGTCGGCGCGCCGTAG
- a CDS encoding carboxypeptidase regulatory-like domain-containing protein has product MSRVRRSSNAGSTGNFGACTGLDIAGRVTTSGGAALAGATVTLSGAASRTTTTDSAGHYTFFGLVNGSYTVTASKSGCSFTPPSHSVTLSGNSVAGQNFTQAGGCC; this is encoded by the coding sequence CTGAGCCGCGTGCGCCGGTCCTCGAACGCGGGCAGCACGGGCAACTTCGGGGCGTGCACCGGCCTCGACATCGCGGGACGCGTGACGACCAGCGGGGGCGCCGCGCTCGCGGGCGCGACCGTGACGCTGTCGGGGGCGGCGTCCAGGACGACCACGACGGACAGCGCCGGCCACTACACGTTCTTCGGCCTCGTGAACGGCAGCTACACCGTGACCGCCAGCAAGTCCGGGTGCAGCTTCACTCCCCCGAGCCACAGCGTCACGCTCTCCGGCAACAGCGTCGCGGGGCAGAACTTCACCCAGGCCGGCGGGTGCTGTTGA
- a CDS encoding alpha/beta hydrolase: MPLDPEAKMLLEQMTAVVRPFDELSVEEARAAIVTLSAAAGEGEAIARVETRTVPGPRGEIPVRVYAPEGRAPFPALVYFHGGGWVIGNLETHDGLCRHLANAAGALVVSVDYRLAPEHPFPAPGEDAYTATRWVAANAGALGGDARRIAVGGDSAGGNLAAVVSLMARDRGGPPLVFQLLVYPVTDAPSANTASYRENAEGYFLTARMMRWFWNHYCGKNPDLDDPYLCPLRAKSLKDLPPALVVTAEFDPLRDEGEAYGARLREAGNRVLVKRYPGMIHGFFGMGTLLTQARTATKEAASALRAAFGAS; this comes from the coding sequence ATGCCGCTCGATCCCGAAGCCAAGATGCTGCTCGAGCAGATGACGGCCGTGGTGCGCCCCTTCGACGAGCTCTCCGTCGAGGAGGCGCGCGCCGCGATCGTCACCCTCTCCGCCGCCGCCGGCGAGGGCGAGGCGATCGCCAGGGTCGAGACCCGCACCGTCCCGGGCCCGCGCGGCGAGATTCCGGTGCGCGTCTACGCGCCCGAGGGCCGTGCGCCCTTCCCGGCGCTCGTCTACTTCCACGGCGGCGGCTGGGTGATCGGCAACCTCGAGACGCACGACGGCCTCTGCCGCCACCTCGCCAATGCCGCGGGCGCGCTGGTCGTGTCGGTGGACTACCGCCTCGCGCCCGAGCATCCCTTCCCCGCTCCGGGCGAGGACGCGTACACGGCCACGCGCTGGGTGGCCGCCAACGCCGGGGCGCTCGGCGGCGACGCCCGCCGTATCGCGGTCGGCGGCGACAGCGCAGGCGGCAACCTGGCGGCGGTCGTCTCCCTGATGGCGCGCGACCGCGGCGGACCGCCGCTCGTCTTCCAGCTCCTCGTCTACCCGGTGACCGACGCGCCCTCGGCGAACACTGCGTCGTATCGGGAGAACGCCGAGGGCTACTTCCTGACCGCCAGGATGATGCGCTGGTTCTGGAACCACTACTGCGGGAAGAACCCCGACCTGGACGACCCGTACCTCTGCCCGCTGCGCGCAAAGAGCCTGAAGGACCTCCCCCCGGCGCTCGTCGTCACCGCCGAGTTCGACCCGCTGCGTGACGAGGGTGAAGCCTACGGCGCCCGCCTCCGCGAAGCCGGGAATCGGGTCCTGGTGAAGCGCTACCCCGGCATGATCCACGGCTTCTTCGGCATGGGCACCCTGCTCACCCAGGCCCGCACCGCGACGAAGGAGGCGGCAAGCGCGCTCCGCGCCGCGTTCGGCGCGTCCTGA
- a CDS encoding thiolase family protein yields MESGGSSRLSRRIAIVGIGETRYERRAARPLMALLLEAARAALADAGLAARDLDGIMAPGTSYAELHELARELGVRRQFFNAAGYNGGAAVASAPLLAALAIEAGLATAVLCVRGLAWGTERQGNVGQLHAEMPMKASFEIPFGWYPQIVYFAGMARRHMELYGTTEAQLGAIAVAFRRHAALSENALLRDRPLTLEQYLAEPYLAEPFRASDCCLVNDGAGAFVMTSVERARDLRQPPVTVLGVGAGVSEEGEYASLRSDYLATAAVHSAPRAFAMAGLEPGDVGFVTLYDNFTSMVIQQLEDMGFCGRGEGGPFVGGGRIALGGVLPVNPSGGQLAQAFMLSMNNVCESVRQLRGAAGPRQVRDAEVGLVAGYSGSEHATLLLGRG; encoded by the coding sequence CAGCTCGCGCCTCTCCCGCCGCATCGCCATCGTCGGCATCGGCGAGACGCGCTACGAGCGGCGGGCGGCGCGCCCCCTCATGGCGCTCCTCCTAGAGGCCGCCCGGGCGGCGCTCGCCGACGCCGGGCTCGCGGCGCGCGACCTGGACGGCATCATGGCGCCCGGCACGTCCTACGCGGAGCTGCACGAGCTGGCGCGCGAGCTCGGCGTGCGGCGCCAGTTCTTCAACGCCGCGGGCTACAATGGCGGCGCGGCGGTCGCCTCGGCGCCGCTGCTCGCCGCGCTCGCCATCGAGGCGGGCCTGGCGACGGCGGTGCTCTGCGTGCGCGGGCTCGCGTGGGGAACGGAGCGGCAGGGGAACGTGGGCCAGCTGCACGCCGAGATGCCGATGAAGGCGAGCTTCGAGATCCCCTTCGGCTGGTATCCGCAGATCGTCTACTTCGCGGGCATGGCGCGCCGCCACATGGAGCTCTACGGCACGACCGAGGCGCAGCTCGGAGCGATCGCGGTCGCCTTCCGCCGCCACGCGGCGCTCAGCGAGAACGCGCTCCTCCGCGATCGCCCCCTCACCCTGGAGCAGTACCTCGCCGAGCCCTACCTCGCCGAGCCGTTCCGCGCCTCCGACTGCTGCCTGGTGAACGACGGCGCGGGCGCCTTCGTGATGACCTCGGTCGAGCGCGCGCGCGACCTCCGCCAGCCGCCGGTCACGGTGCTCGGCGTCGGCGCCGGCGTCAGCGAGGAAGGCGAGTACGCGAGCCTGCGCTCGGACTACCTGGCGACCGCGGCGGTGCACTCCGCCCCGCGCGCCTTCGCCATGGCCGGGCTCGAGCCGGGCGACGTCGGCTTCGTCACGCTCTACGACAACTTCACGTCGATGGTGATCCAGCAGCTCGAGGACATGGGCTTCTGCGGCCGCGGCGAGGGCGGGCCGTTCGTCGGCGGTGGGCGTATCGCGCTCGGCGGCGTGCTCCCCGTGAACCCGAGCGGCGGGCAGCTCGCGCAGGCCTTCATGCTCTCGATGAACAACGTGTGCGAGTCGGTGCGGCAGCTCCGCGGCGCGGCGGGGCCCCGCCAGGTGAGGGACGCGGAGGTCGGGCTGGTAGCGGGCTACTCCGGCTCCGAGCACGCGACCCTGCTCCTCGGGCGCGGCTGA